The stretch of DNA GGCAGCCAGCAGCCCGGCCACCGGACCGGTGACGCAAAGCGCCACATCAGTGAACATCGAATAGGCACCGATCGCCGAACCACGATTCTGCGCCGGCACCAGATCGACCACGATCAGCCCCAGCGCCGGGAAGATCAGCGCAAAGCCAAAGCCCGCCGCGCCCGCACCCGCCACCGCAGCCCAGCTATGCGGCACGGCCCAGATCAGGAACTGGCCGACAGTCTCGATCGCGAAGAAGATCAGCGACATCTTCAATCCGCCATGGCGCGCGATGCTGTCGACAAACAGCACACGCGCCGCCACGAAGCAGACACCAAACACGCTGAGTGCTACCCATGCGCCCGACCAGCCCTGCGCGGCATAATACAGCGCGATAAAGGCCGAGATCACACCAAAGCCGATCGCCCCCAGCGCCAGCGCGGTGCCATAGGGCATCACGCGCATCAGCACGGCGCGGAAAGGCAGGCGCTGCGCGCGGATCACCGGGCTGGCCTTTTGCGGCCAGGCGAAAAGCAGCCCGAACAGGCCGGTCACCAGCAGCGCGAGGCCCACCGCATTCATCTTGCCCATGGCATAGAGCCAGGTGCCTGCAGGCGCGCCCAGCGCAATGCCGCCATACGTGGCGATGCCGTTCCACGAGATGACCCTTGCGGTATGCTCGGGCCCCGTGCGGCCGATGGCCCAGGCGATGGCGCCCGTGCCCAGCATGCTCTCGCCAAAGCCCAGCAGGATGCGGCTGAAGAGCATCACCGCCAGCGCCAGCGCATGCATACCTGTCAGGAAAGAGGCCGCGCAGCTTGCGATGCCGCTAGCAAGGCAGCAGGCAAAACCGACCAGAATCGAAACCTTGGGGCCCGAGGTATCGGCCATCGGCCCGACGATGCGGCGGCTCACGATGGTGGCGACATATTGCATCGAAATGGCGATGCCGGCGACCACCGCGCTGTAACCCAGATCACCATGCACCCAGCCCGGCAACACCGCCAGCGGCAGACCCACCGCGAAATAGGCCAGCGCAGTGCAGGTCACGGTCAGCAGAATCTGCATGGCCGAGGAGGACAGGGGGAAACGGGACGGGATCAAGCTGGACATGATTGGGCCTTGATGACGACCTTGAGCAAAACGAACCCAAGGGAGTCGCGAATGGATCGGGGGGAAGCCGTCGCATAAACCCCACAACTCATCGGGGCAAACCTCCCGTGATGCAAAGGCAAACAAGTGAAGTGCAAGAAATGCAACAATCGCGAGACAAGGGCCGCCTCTTTCGACACAGGAGCAGGGCTCTGTCGGTGCGCGCGGCCATAGGATTGCAGATGCGGCCTGCCGCCTTGCAGTTTCCTTTGGCGGTTCGCTTAGGCGCGATCTTTGGGGGAACGGGTATCGTCGTCAGGCATGGTGGCCATCGCCATTCTTGAAAGATCTTGGACGCCAACGACCGAAGCGTTTGCGCTTGTTTTTTCCACGCGGCTTGTCCGGCCGCTCAGCTTGTCGAACCACCCAAGTTGTAACCGAATTTTACACCCGGCATACAATGTTGAATTGAAACTGCATGCGCCCTTCCACCCCTATTCAGAAGGACTCGTCTAGAAGAAGTTCACAAGGCAAGCAGCGGCGGCAAGACACACAGGATCTAGCGCTCGGCCTTTCGGAGAAAGATCGTGAACAACATCCTCAAGAAAATCTCGCTGGGCTCCGCTCTAGCTGCCACGGCCGCCATGAGCCTGATCGCAACCCCCGCCTCTGCCCAGTCGTGGCATGGCGGCGGCTATCACCGTGATGGGGGCGGCGCGGGTGTCGCCATCGCCGCGGGCATCGTCGGTCTGGCTGTCGGCGCAGCGCTGGCCGATCACGGACGGGACAATTACGTTCCTGCCCCCGAGCCCGTCGGCTATGCGCCTTATGGCGGCCCGGCCTCCTGCTATGAAGCCTATCCCGGATATGAGGGATACTGCTATCCGGCCGAGAATTACTACCGCATGGGCTGGTCGTGGCATGGTGGCTCGTGGTGGAGCCGTGACGGCCATGCCTTCGCCCGGCCCTTTATGGACCATGGCGGCCCCGGCTTCGCGCCGCATGGCGGCTTTGGTGACAGGGGCGGCTTTGGCGGCGGCTACCGGGGCGGGTTCGAAGGCGGGCACGGAGGCTTTGGCGGCCATCGCTGATCGCCATTGACCGGATTAACGCGCGGGGCTGGCCTTTGGGCCGGCCCCGTTTTGCATGTACGGCAAGATCAGGCGAGGCGTGCCGGAACGCTCTGCGCTTCCTCAACGATGGTGTTGGTCATGCCCACCGCTTCCCACGGGAAGACAAACCAGCGCTTGTCCGTAGCGCGATCGATATCGCGGGACCAGAAATCGACCTCGACCTGCGAGCTGGCATTGTTGATCACCACCGCAAAGCGCCAGTTGTCGGCATTGCCCCCATGGTCAGTCAGGATACGACGAATCGTCGCGATGGTGCGTCCGCTATCGTTGATGTCATCCACGAACAGCAGCTTCACGCCCGAGGCGCTGCGCATGGCCACCTTGCGCAGCAATTCCTCGGCAAAGCCCGGCACCTTGGAAGAATGGTCGACCGAGAGCATCGGCGTGTTGAGCTGATGCGAGATATAGACCGCAGGCACCAGACCGCCCCGCCCGATGCCGACCACATAGTCCGGTTGCCAAGCATCGGCGGCAATCCGCTCTGCCACCTTGCGCACATCGGCCAGGAACTCATCGTAAGGCAGATAGAAAAGCTCTGGTTCGGGGCTGGCGGTCATGGCCTCTGTCCTGTGTTGCCGGTGAAAGGGGCTGCGCTAGCCGCTGGCGCGGCGCAGGGCAATCCGTGGCTTGCTGCGGCGCCCCTGCGGGACGATGATTCGATCCACGTGACGCCTGAGCGGGTTAAAACCTGTTACGCGCCCTATTGCAATGCAACCGATCACAGACGGATTGCGGCACTCGCGATTGCGCATCAGCGAGAAAATCTCGCACCTGCGGTAAAATCCATGATCTGAAACGGCAATTTGGGTTCGCAAGAGGGTCAACCCATGCTGCATGCGCTCATTTATTTCGCAGATGCGTAAATACACCTTTGTTTTCACAGGACATTGTGAAACCCATCACAGGATGGTATGACATATTCATTGCAGGGGGAGGTTGAAACTTCGAACTTCGAAGAATCAATCTTAAAAAATGCCATTAAGTTCGAGGGGCGAAGACATGAACACTCGGTTGACGGTTACACCGTTCGATCGCTGGTTTTCAGGCGTGGATCATCCCATGCCCCTGGAAAACAGCCATATTTGGAATGATGCGCCGGAAGAGCGTAATCAGATCGCCAAGGGTATCGTTTACTCCTTGCCGATCAGCGCCTTGCTGTGGTGCGGCCTGCTTGCGATGCTTCTGCTTCGCTGACAGGCTAACGCAACACAGGGGCATCGCATCCGCAGGTGGGGAGAGGCAGGCGGATGTGGCCAAGAGCGAGGTGCGGGGCAGGGCCGCAGGCGATCATCGCCGCCCCTGCCCGCCTTTCTTTTTGACTATGCGTGGAGTCCGTCACGTTGATGACGGGTTTTCTTTTTCAGCCCAAAAAGAGAAGATGCGAGGGGATTATCCCCTCACGCTCCTATAACGTCTCCCGACGAGACGGCAGCGCTTTGCTTGAGGAAGCGCTTGTTCTGACAGGATGGAAAACGCCTTAGAGCGCGGCGCGTAGATTCGATCCAATGGTCGTTTCGCCCGGCAGCGCGACCAGCGGATATTCATGCATCTTCATGATGTTGACCGCCAGCTCATCCATGGTGAAGCTGGTTTCCAGCGCCAGCCCATGGCGCGGCTCCTGCCGCCAGCAGACCTTGGCATAAATCTGCGGGAAACCGGGAATGTCGATCTTCACCAACTGGCGCAGCAGCAAGCGCTCGGGCGTTTCGATGCAGGCACCCTGCTGGGAAATGTCGCGCAGCAGGATCGGCCAGGCGCGGCTGCCCGAATGAATGGTCGCCGGGCGTTCCAGCCGCAGGCGGATCTGACGGCGCGGATAGGTCTCCCGCCGGTCCTCGATCAGCGACTGCACGTCGATCTCGTTGAAGAAGCGGAAACCGGCGTGGTCATCCTTGAACCACATCAGCTCCATCGGATAGCGTTCTCCACTGGCGGTTTCGAGCGCGATATGTTCGTAGGACGGCAGCGGATGGAAGATACGGACCTTCACACCCGTGCTGGAGGCATCGCGCAACACGCAGAGATATTCGCGCCCATCCAGCACAAGCTTGGCGGCGCGGACCAGCAGCGTGTAGCGCGGAGCGCGGCGCAATTCGGCACCCGACTGCAGCGCAGGCTGTGCAATGGCATCAGCCGCCGCCTCCCGCATCGAGTTAGGTTCCTGCGCCAATTCGTCACCTCACACACAAGCGCTCGGGGGGAGCGCCTTCACGTCAAACGCTCTCGCACAGAGCGCAGCCTGCCTGCCAATTCGCAGGATCAAGCCATCATGGCCGAGCCCCACAATCCATCGATCGCGCCGGAGCCCACACCATGCCTGCCATCTCAATCGCACAACATTGGTAAATCAGTTATGAAATCGCTGTGGAGATTTGCAGCATATTCATGCCAGAGCTTGGACGAAGCAAGCCCAAAAGCCGCCATAATCGCAATATTGGCAAATTTTACACATAGAGCTGTAAAAGTTTAAATCCCGTGAACCATCGAAAAACAGCCCCGCCCACCCGTTTCCGGGCAGGCGAGGCCGTCAATCCAGCACAAACTCGCGCGAATGGCGACGATCAGGCAACCACGCCATGGCAGTGCTTATACTTCTTGCCCGAACCGCAGGGGCACAGAGCATTGCGGTTCAGCCCCATATCGGCATAGGGATCGCCCCCCTGCCCCGGCTCACCGACCGACAGCGAACCCGCCGCCGCCCCAGCCCCGAAACCGCTGGCCAGCAGCGCATCGGCCGAAAAGGGCGAACCGGCAGGTGCCGGGCTCACGCCTTCAAAACCATCGGCACCCAAAGCATCCAGATTGGTCAGGAAATCAGGGAGCTGCGGCAGTTCGGGCGCGGCAGGCTGGCCGAACTGGATCTCGGCGGTGCACAGGATGCGCGTCACATCCTCGCGGATCGTGTCGAGCATACGCTCGAACAGACCAAAGGCTTCCTGCTTATACTCGTTGATCGGCGTCTTCTGGGCATAGGCACGCAGGAACACCACCTGACGCAGCGCGTCCAGCGTGGCCAGATGCTCCTTCCAGTAATGGTCGAGGCGCTCCAGCAGCACGCTCTTTTCCACCTGCTGCCAGATCGCCGGATCGTTGGCGGCAACCTTGGCCGCCATCTTCTCATCGACCAGCGTCTGCACCCGCTCCTCAATGGTCTGGGGCTCGATGCCGTCCTCTTCCATCCATTCGTCCAGGGGCAACTCAAGACCCAGCGTGGCGAAGGCCTGCTCGCGCAGCCCCTCAAAGTTCCACTGCTCGGGGTAGGAGCCATGCGGGCAGGCGGTGGCGACCAGCGCGTTCACCGTCTCGTGGCGCATATCCAGCACCACATCGTCCAGCGCCTCGGCATCCATAATGTCGGCGCGCTGTTCGTAGATGACCTTGCGCTGGTCGTTCATCACATCGTCGTATTCGACGACCTGCTTGCGGATGTCGTAGTTGCGCGCCTCGACCTTCTTCTGCGCCTGCTCGATGGCCTTGGACAGCCACTTGGAACCGATCGCCTCGCCATCGGCCAGATTGCTGTTCATCATGCGCGAGAACATCGTGTCCGGCCCGAAGATGCGCAGCAGATCATCCTCCAGGCAGAGATAGAACTTCGACAGGCCCGGATCGCCCTGACGGCCTGAACGACCACGCAACTGGTTGTCGATGCGGCGGCTTTCATGGCGCTCGGTGCCGATCACGCAGAGCCCGCCGGCGGCCAGCACCTGTTCCTTCTCGGCATCGATCTCGGCCTTGATGGCGGCGATGCGCGCCTCGCGCTCCGGCCCCTCGGGCAGATCGCGCAGCTCGTCCTCGATGCGGAACTCAAGGTTGCCGCCCAGCTTGATGTCCGTACCGCGACCGGCCATGTTGGTGGCGATGGTCACCGCGCCAAGGCTGCCGGCCTGCGCCACGATATGGGCTTCCATCTCGTGGAAACGGGCGTTGAGCACATTGTGCTTCACCCCCTCGGCCTTCAGAAACTCGCTGAGCAGTTCCGACTTCTCGATCGAGACCGTGCCCACCAGCACCGGCTGGCCGATCTCATTCTTCTCGCGGATCAGCTTGGCGATGGCGGCGAATTTGTCATTGGTGTTCTTGTAGAACTCATCCTCCTCGTCGATGCGCTGCACCGGCACGTTGGTGGGGATGGTCACCACATTCATCTTGTAGATGTCGAAGAATTCGGGCGCCTCGGTGGCCGCCGTGCCGGTCATGCCGCACAGCTTGGGATACATGCGGAAATAGTTCTGGAAGGTGATCGAGGCCATGGTCTGGTTCTCGGGCTCGATGCGGACGCCTTCCTTGGCCTCCACCGCCTGATGCAACCCGTTCGACCAGCGGCGGCCATCCATCATGCGGCCGGTGAACTCATCGATGATGATGACCTTGCCGTCCTTGACGATGTAGTCGATGTCGCGCTTGAACATCACATTGCCCTTCAGGGCCTGATCCAGATGATGGACCACCTGCGTGTTCTCGATGTCATAGAGGTTGCTGCCTTCCAGCAGACCGGCTTCCTCCAGCAGGCGTTCGGCGCGCTCGATGCCGTCCTCGGTGAAGGTGATGTTCTTGGTCTTTTCGTCGGCCTCGTAATCCTCGGGGTTGAGGTTCTTCACGATGGCATCGACGGCCAGATAGAGGTCGCTCTTGTCGTCGGTGGGGCCCGAGATGATCAGCGGCGTGCGCGCCTCGTCGATCAGGATCGAATCGACCTCGTCGACAATGGCGTAGTTGAAGGCGCGGTGGACCATCTGGTCACGCGAATGCTTCATATTATCGCGCAGATAGTCGAAGCCGAGTTCATTGTTGGTGGCGTAGGTGATGTCGCAATTGTAGGCCTCGCGGCGCTCCACCTCGTCCAGATTGGGGACGATCGTGCCCACGGTCAGCCCCAGGAAGTTGTAGAGCACCCCCATGGTCTCGGCATCGCGCTTGGCCAGATAGTCGTTCACGGTCACGACGTGGACGCCCTTGCCCTCCAGAGCGTTGAGATAGACCGCCAGCGTGGCGACCAGCGTCTTGCCCTCACCGGTGCGCATTTCGGCGATCTCGCCACGATGCAACACCATGCCGCCGATCATCTGCACATCGAAATGGCGCATGCCCATGCAGCGGGTCGAGGCCTCGCGCACCGTGGCGAAGGCTTCGGGCAGGATATCATCGAGCGTCTTGCCTTCGGCCAGCATGGCGCGGAAGCGGTCGGTCTGGCCGCGCAGTTCCTCGTCGGAGAGCTGCTGGACGGCGCTTTCGAAGGCCGCGATCTTCTGCACCGTCTTGTCGAGCGACTTCACATAACGGTCGTTGGACGAGCCGAAGAGAGACTTGGCAAGGGCCTGAAACATGCGATTTTTCCTGAAATGAAAGGTCGGTCATGGCCGCGACGGCGTGAGGATCACGCGCGCGTCTGCGGCATAAATGCTTGAGACTTGGAAAAGGCGCCGCCGCTTACTCGCGGGCGCGCTCGATCCCCACCAGCACCGGGGCCACCATGGGCGCGGGGGCAGGCGTAAAGAGGCGCGCGGCGACCAGCGCGGGCTGAGCCGGACGGGTCATGGCCCGCCCATGCTCGACCACATGGGCCGAGACGCGCGCGGCGCCTGGCGTGGCATAACGGCCCGAGGCCACCACCGCGCAAGGCTCCATCGCCTGAGCAAGCGTCGGCGCGCCAGAAGCGGCCAGCCCGGACATCAAAGCCAGAAAGGTGAGCAGCATGCGGATCATGTTGGGAAGGTGATATAGGCAGGCTTACGGCGCGCGTCCAGTGACTGGCTGGCCTTGTCCGGCAGGTTTCGTGGAGGATGGCTCCGCCCCGGACAGCGGCAACACTTCGATCCTTGTGGTGATCACCACCCGGCGCTCCACCGAAGCCCCCTGCTCGTCGGTGTAGCCATCGGCGTACCCCTTGTTGTTCGGGCAAGTGTTTTGGGGCACTTTTTCCATCTTGGTCTGGAAATCGCCCTCGGCCTGCCATGCACAATCGCGCATCTTCCCATCGGCATCGACGATATAGGTGGTGCGCAGAAAACCGGGCTGCGGCGGCGGAACCTGCGGGATAACCCATTTCACCCGGCTGCGAAAACGCCCCGGCATCGCCTGCCCCCTGGCGTCGACAGCAGGCTTGAACAGCGCCCTTTGCGTGATCAGGCGGCAGGTCGCCTCGTCAAGATCGCTCGCCCCGCTGCTTTGCGTCACCGAGCATTGATCGACCCGGCCCGCACTGTCGATATCCAGAACGAACCCCGTCATGCCCTCCTTGCTGCCCTGAAGCGCCGCGGAGGGATAATCTTCGGGCAACACCCAGGTACCAGGATCGCCAGCTGGCGTGGCCGCCACCGCCGGAGGCGCAAAACCCGGCACCGCCTCCGGCCCCTGCCCCGCTTGCGCAGGCGCAGCCGCCATCAACATCAACGCTAAGATCACCCCATACCCCCGTTAAAACAGCACCCCACCAAAGCGTTAGCAGGCATCCCGCCACCTGCCCACCCCATCCGCCCTTGACCTGTCACACCGCTGCGCTACCCCGCTCCCCATGAGTCACGCCATCTCCCCGCTCGCCTCGCCCTTCCCTGCTTTGCCCGCAATTGCCGGGGCCACCCCGCGCGTTGCCCGCGCGCAGTACAAGGCCTGGGATCGCTGCGACCTAACCTATGTCGAGTTGGACGAAGGCTGCGCCGTGGCAGGCGTGTTCACCCGCAACATCTGCTGCTCCTCCGAAGTCGAGCTGGGCCGCCAGAACGTGGCGCAGGGCAGCGCCCGCGCGCTGATCGTCAACGCAGGCAATTCCAATGCCTTCACCGGCTATCGCGGGCGTGAGGCGGTCGAACAGATCATGACCCAGGTCGCCACCCATCTGGGCTGCGCGAAAGAGGAGGTCTTCGTCTCCTCCACCGGCGTGATCGGCGTGCCCCTGCCCAAGGACAAGGCGCAGGCGGGCGTGGCAGCCGCACTCACCGCCGCGCCCTGCTCGTGGGAGGATGCCGCCAACACCATCGGCACCACCGACACCTTTGCCAAGGGCGCCACCGCCAGCGCCATCGTGGGCGGCAAGACGGTGCAGTTCAGCGCCATCATCAAGGGCAGCGGCATGATCGCGCCCGATATGGCCACCATGCTGGGCTATATCTTCACCGATGCCGCCATCGCCCCGGCCTTCCTGCAAAAGCTGCTGAGCCAGGCCGCTGATGAAACCTTCAACTGCATCACGGTGGATTCAGACACCTCCACCAGTGACACGGTGATGGCCTTCGCCACCGGCAAGGCAGGCAACGCACTGCTTGAAGACGAAACCACCCCCGGTGCCGATGCCTTCGCCGCCGCGCTGAAGGACATCTGCCGCCAACTCTCGCATCTGGTGGTGAAAGATGGCGAAGGCGCGCAAAAATTCATCGCCGTCACCGTTTCCGGCGCCGTCAGCGATGCCAGCGCCCGCAAGGTGGGCCTCGCCATCGCCAACTCGCCTTTGGTCAAGACCGCCATCGCCGGTCAAGACGCCAATTGGGGCCGCATCGTCATGGCCGTGGGCAAAGCGGGCGAACCGGCCGACCGCGACAGGCTGTCCATCGGCTTCGGCGGCATCTGGGCGGCGAAAGATGGCCAGCCCCTCGCCGATTACGACGAAGCCCCCGTCGCAGAGCACTTGCGCGGCACGGACATCGACATCACCGTCGATCTGGGCCTTGGCGAAGGCACCGCCACCGTGTGGACCTGCGATCTCACGCACGGCTACATCTCGATCAACGCCGATTACAGGAGCTGACGCGATGCTCACCATCTGGGGACGGCTCAACTCGCACAATGTGAAGAAGGTGGTCTGGGCCGCTGTCGAGGCCGATCTCCAGTGGGAGCGCCACGATATCGGCGGCCAGTTCGGCTACACGCCGGAGTATCTGGCGATGAACCCCAACCGGCTGGTGCCCACCATTCAGGATGGCGACTTCACCCTGTGGGAATCGAACGCCATCCTGCGCTACATCGCGGACCAATATGGCCGCCATCTGTGGAGCGGCACCCCCACCGCCCGCGCCTGGACCGACCGTTGGCTGGACTGGCAATTCCAGTTCGCCGACGCCCAGCGCGAGGCCTTCCTCCAACTGGTCCGCGTGCCAGAGGCGGAGCGCGACGCGGCAAAGATCGAAAAAGGCGCGCAGGCCACCAGCAAGATGATGGCCATCCTCGATGATGTGCTGAGCCGTCAGGCATGGCTCTCCGGCAAGGACTTCGGCATCGGCGACATCCCCATGGGCACCTACACCCACACCTGGCTGACGCTCGGGCTCGATCGCATCGAGGCGCCCCATGTCCGCGCCTGGTACGAGAGGCTGAAGGACCGCCCCGGCTTCGAATACGTCACCATTCCCCTCACCTGAAAGACGTCATGACCAGACCCGTCAACGATCCGCTGACCGAAGCCGTCTATGCCGTGATGGCAGATGCGGCAGATCGCGCCATCCGCCCGCGCTATCAGCATCTGGCGGCCAGCGAGATCATCGAAAAGGCCCATGACGACCTCGTCACCGTGGCCGACAAGGAAAGCGAGGCGATCCTGTCGGAAGGCCTCGCCAAAATCCTGCCCGAAGCCGCCATCGTCGGCGAGGAAGCCGCCCATGCCGATCCCGCCATCCTCTCGCGCCTTGGTGAGGACCTGTGCTGGATCATCGACCCGCTGGATGGCACCAACAATTTCGCCCATGGCCGCCCGCCCTTCGGCATATTGATCGCGCTGGCGCAGGGCGGCGAGACCATCGGTGGCTGGATTTTTGACGTGCTGTCGGGCCGCTTTTGCCACGCCCGCCGCGGCGAAGGCGCCTTCCTCAACGGCGAGCGCCTGACGGCGCGCCCCACCGGCACCGAGCCGCCCGTCGCTGCCATTTCGCTGATGTTCGCCGACTCCGACCGCCGCGCCGCGCTGCAGACGCATATCGCCCCACATTACACGCTGGTCGATATCCCCCGCTGCGCTGCCGAGCAGTACCCGCGCCTCGCGCTGGGCGTGAACGATGTCTCGATCTTCGAGCGCACGCTGGCATGGGATCACGCCGCCGGGGTGCTGTTCCTCAACGAAGCCGGGGGCAAGGCCGCGCGCTTCGATGGCTCGCCCTATCGGGTGAACGAGGATCGCAAAGGGCTGATCGGGGCTTCATCGCCAGCGCTTTGGGAAGAGTTGGCTGCAAGGGTGGCAGAGATTTAAAAGTTAGGGAGAGAATGCGAGGGCCATCGCCCTCGCGCTCCCTTTAATGTCTGCGTTGCGCCAGTGGTTCAACCGCAGAGCCAAGGTCGCAGCGCCGCAGGCAGAAACAACCGCGTTGCAGCCTGCGGCGCTTTGCGTTGCGCAGGTGGAGAGCCGGAGCGCACGGTTTCGGCGCCCCTGCCCTATCGTCGGAAGACGTCATGGGAGCGCGAGGGGGTTACCCCCTCGCACTTTACTTCTTCCAAATCTTAAAGAACGCTCTCGATCCAGCCCTTCAGCGCGCCCTTTGGCGCAGCGCCCAGCTTCTGGGCGACGGGCTTGCCGTCCTTGAACAGCACCAGGAACGGGATCGACTGCACGCCGAATTCGGTGGCGGTGTTGGTGTTGGCCATGATGTCGACCTTGGCGATGGTGACCTGGTCGGCCAGTTCCTCGCTGATCTCTTCCAGGGCGGGAGCGATCATCTTGCAGGGGCCGCACCAGTCGGCCCAGAAGTCGACGAGCACGGGCTTGTCGGCGCCCAGCACTTCGGTCGAAAAGTTCGAATCGCTGACGGTAATCGTGGCCATAATCAAAACTCCAAATGCGTTGGCATGTATCTAGGAAGCGTGCCGGGTTTGACAAGCGCTCAAGCGGTGAAGCTTTGCTCCCTGTGGCCCAAGGCAATTTTGTGCTGCGCGATCACCTCGGGGGGAATCGCGATCAGGCGCGCGGCTTCGGTGTAGAGCAAGGCTGCCTCCACGCGGCGCCCCGGAAAGCTGCTTTCCAAAGCGGCGACATAGGCTGCCATCTGGCGCAGCGAGGCGACCGGCACGTCATCCAGTCCAGCGGGAGGACGGCGCGCGGTCTTGTAATCGACAAGCCGGATGGCGTCGGGGGTGATCACCAGCCGGTCGATCACACCTGCGACAGCCTGAGGCCCGGCGGCAGTAGGAATCAGCGCG from Novosphingobium sp. encodes:
- a CDS encoding MFS transporter — encoded protein: MSSLIPSRFPLSSSAMQILLTVTCTALAYFAVGLPLAVLPGWVHGDLGYSAVVAGIAISMQYVATIVSRRIVGPMADTSGPKVSILVGFACCLASGIASCAASFLTGMHALALAVMLFSRILLGFGESMLGTGAIAWAIGRTGPEHTARVISWNGIATYGGIALGAPAGTWLYAMGKMNAVGLALLVTGLFGLLFAWPQKASPVIRAQRLPFRAVLMRVMPYGTALALGAIGFGVISAFIALYYAAQGWSGAWVALSVFGVCFVAARVLFVDSIARHGGLKMSLIFFAIETVGQFLIWAVPHSWAAVAGAGAAGFGFALIFPALGLIVVDLVPAQNRGSAIGAYSMFTDVALCVTGPVAGLLAANVSYASPFLFGAAASLTAALMMVVLLRGEPDDDRVTQIG
- a CDS encoding phosphoribosyltransferase family protein → MTASPEPELFYLPYDEFLADVRKVAERIAADAWQPDYVVGIGRGGLVPAVYISHQLNTPMLSVDHSSKVPGFAEELLRKVAMRSASGVKLLFVDDINDSGRTIATIRRILTDHGGNADNWRFAVVINNASSQVEVDFWSRDIDRATDKRWFVFPWEAVGMTNTIVEEAQSVPARLA
- a CDS encoding PilZ domain-containing protein encodes the protein MREAAADAIAQPALQSGAELRRAPRYTLLVRAAKLVLDGREYLCVLRDASSTGVKVRIFHPLPSYEHIALETASGERYPMELMWFKDDHAGFRFFNEIDVQSLIEDRRETYPRRQIRLRLERPATIHSGSRAWPILLRDISQQGACIETPERLLLRQLVKIDIPGFPQIYAKVCWRQEPRHGLALETSFTMDELAVNIMKMHEYPLVALPGETTIGSNLRAAL
- the secA gene encoding preprotein translocase subunit SecA, whose product is MFQALAKSLFGSSNDRYVKSLDKTVQKIAAFESAVQQLSDEELRGQTDRFRAMLAEGKTLDDILPEAFATVREASTRCMGMRHFDVQMIGGMVLHRGEIAEMRTGEGKTLVATLAVYLNALEGKGVHVVTVNDYLAKRDAETMGVLYNFLGLTVGTIVPNLDEVERREAYNCDITYATNNELGFDYLRDNMKHSRDQMVHRAFNYAIVDEVDSILIDEARTPLIISGPTDDKSDLYLAVDAIVKNLNPEDYEADEKTKNITFTEDGIERAERLLEEAGLLEGSNLYDIENTQVVHHLDQALKGNVMFKRDIDYIVKDGKVIIIDEFTGRMMDGRRWSNGLHQAVEAKEGVRIEPENQTMASITFQNYFRMYPKLCGMTGTAATEAPEFFDIYKMNVVTIPTNVPVQRIDEEDEFYKNTNDKFAAIAKLIREKNEIGQPVLVGTVSIEKSELLSEFLKAEGVKHNVLNARFHEMEAHIVAQAGSLGAVTIATNMAGRGTDIKLGGNLEFRIEDELRDLPEGPEREARIAAIKAEIDAEKEQVLAAGGLCVIGTERHESRRIDNQLRGRSGRQGDPGLSKFYLCLEDDLLRIFGPDTMFSRMMNSNLADGEAIGSKWLSKAIEQAQKKVEARNYDIRKQVVEYDDVMNDQRKVIYEQRADIMDAEALDDVVLDMRHETVNALVATACPHGSYPEQWNFEGLREQAFATLGLELPLDEWMEEDGIEPQTIEERVQTLVDEKMAAKVAANDPAIWQQVEKSVLLERLDHYWKEHLATLDALRQVVFLRAYAQKTPINEYKQEAFGLFERMLDTIREDVTRILCTAEIQFGQPAAPELPQLPDFLTNLDALGADGFEGVSPAPAGSPFSADALLASGFGAGAAAGSLSVGEPGQGGDPYADMGLNRNALCPCGSGKKYKHCHGVVA
- a CDS encoding energy transducer TonB, with protein sequence MLMAAAPAQAGQGPEAVPGFAPPAVAATPAGDPGTWVLPEDYPSAALQGSKEGMTGFVLDIDSAGRVDQCSVTQSSGASDLDEATCRLITQRALFKPAVDARGQAMPGRFRSRVKWVIPQVPPPQPGFLRTTYIVDADGKMRDCAWQAEGDFQTKMEKVPQNTCPNNKGYADGYTDEQGASVERRVVITTRIEVLPLSGAEPSSTKPAGQGQPVTGRAP
- the argJ gene encoding bifunctional glutamate N-acetyltransferase/amino-acid acetyltransferase ArgJ, translating into MSHAISPLASPFPALPAIAGATPRVARAQYKAWDRCDLTYVELDEGCAVAGVFTRNICCSSEVELGRQNVAQGSARALIVNAGNSNAFTGYRGREAVEQIMTQVATHLGCAKEEVFVSSTGVIGVPLPKDKAQAGVAAALTAAPCSWEDAANTIGTTDTFAKGATASAIVGGKTVQFSAIIKGSGMIAPDMATMLGYIFTDAAIAPAFLQKLLSQAADETFNCITVDSDTSTSDTVMAFATGKAGNALLEDETTPGADAFAAALKDICRQLSHLVVKDGEGAQKFIAVTVSGAVSDASARKVGLAIANSPLVKTAIAGQDANWGRIVMAVGKAGEPADRDRLSIGFGGIWAAKDGQPLADYDEAPVAEHLRGTDIDITVDLGLGEGTATVWTCDLTHGYISINADYRS
- a CDS encoding glutathione S-transferase family protein → MLTIWGRLNSHNVKKVVWAAVEADLQWERHDIGGQFGYTPEYLAMNPNRLVPTIQDGDFTLWESNAILRYIADQYGRHLWSGTPTARAWTDRWLDWQFQFADAQREAFLQLVRVPEAERDAAKIEKGAQATSKMMAILDDVLSRQAWLSGKDFGIGDIPMGTYTHTWLTLGLDRIEAPHVRAWYERLKDRPGFEYVTIPLT
- a CDS encoding inositol monophosphatase family protein, whose translation is MTRPVNDPLTEAVYAVMADAADRAIRPRYQHLAASEIIEKAHDDLVTVADKESEAILSEGLAKILPEAAIVGEEAAHADPAILSRLGEDLCWIIDPLDGTNNFAHGRPPFGILIALAQGGETIGGWIFDVLSGRFCHARRGEGAFLNGERLTARPTGTEPPVAAISLMFADSDRRAALQTHIAPHYTLVDIPRCAAEQYPRLALGVNDVSIFERTLAWDHAAGVLFLNEAGGKAARFDGSPYRVNEDRKGLIGASSPALWEELAARVAEI
- the trxA gene encoding thioredoxin, which encodes MATITVSDSNFSTEVLGADKPVLVDFWADWCGPCKMIAPALEEISEELADQVTIAKVDIMANTNTATEFGVQSIPFLVLFKDGKPVAQKLGAAPKGALKGWIESVL